One window of Pseudomonas sp. ML2-2023-3 genomic DNA carries:
- a CDS encoding murein transglycosylase A, with protein sequence MNTFFKPLAWALPVALLLAGCNGTDKDADKNATQPEPHTTYSKADWSALPEVTGSDLQSGFASWRSACTRLKADPNWGSVCSDAAALPASPSVADISNFLQTHLDVYSLRSAEGSSDGLITGYYEPVYPGSLKPTQAANVPIYGVPADLIVVNLDSIYPELKGKRLRGRLEGRVLKPYDTAETINSKGLQAPVLAWLTDPMDLQFLQIQGSGRVQLDNGRQLRIGYADQNGHPYKPIGRWLVEQGELKKEDVTMGTIHAWAMAHPQRVHEMLASNPSYVFFTQNPDSNEGPRGSLNVPLTAGYSVAVDRKVIPLGSLLWLSTTQADGQPIVRPVAAQDTGGAIAGEVRADFFVGTGPEAGKIAGDMKQKGNIWLLWPKGAALPQ encoded by the coding sequence ATGAACACATTTTTCAAGCCTCTGGCCTGGGCGTTGCCCGTTGCCCTGTTGCTGGCCGGATGTAACGGCACCGACAAGGACGCCGACAAGAATGCCACTCAGCCAGAACCCCACACGACCTACAGCAAGGCTGACTGGAGCGCACTGCCTGAAGTGACGGGCAGCGACCTGCAAAGCGGTTTTGCTTCATGGCGCAGCGCCTGTACCCGACTCAAGGCCGACCCCAACTGGGGCTCCGTGTGCAGCGACGCAGCCGCCTTGCCTGCCAGCCCGAGCGTGGCCGACATCAGCAACTTCCTGCAAACCCATCTCGACGTGTACAGCCTGCGTTCGGCCGAAGGCAGCAGCGACGGCCTGATCACCGGTTACTACGAACCGGTTTACCCCGGCAGCCTCAAGCCGACCCAGGCCGCCAACGTACCCATCTATGGCGTACCGGCTGACTTGATCGTGGTCAACCTGGACAGCATCTACCCCGAGCTCAAAGGCAAACGCCTGCGCGGGCGCCTTGAGGGCCGTGTGCTCAAGCCTTACGACACCGCAGAGACCATTAACAGCAAAGGCCTGCAAGCACCGGTACTGGCGTGGCTGACCGACCCGATGGACCTGCAGTTTTTGCAAATCCAGGGCTCGGGCCGGGTTCAACTCGACAATGGCCGCCAGCTGCGCATCGGCTATGCCGACCAGAACGGCCATCCGTACAAACCGATTGGCCGCTGGCTGGTTGAACAGGGCGAACTGAAAAAAGAAGACGTGACCATGGGCACCATTCACGCCTGGGCCATGGCTCACCCGCAACGGGTCCACGAGATGCTGGCCAGCAACCCGAGCTACGTGTTTTTCACCCAGAACCCGGACAGCAACGAAGGCCCGCGCGGCTCGCTGAACGTGCCGCTGACGGCTGGCTACAGCGTGGCGGTGGACCGCAAGGTCATCCCGCTGGGCAGCCTGCTGTGGCTGTCGACCACCCAGGCTGATGGCCAGCCCATCGTACGCCCGGTAGCCGCCCAGGACACCGGTGGCGCCATTGCTGGCGAAGTGCGGGCCGATTTCTTCGTGGGCACCGGCCCTGAAGCCGGGAAGATTGCGGGCGACATGAAGCAGAAGGGCAATATCTGGCTGCTATGGCCGAAAGGCGCGGCGCTGCCGCAGTAA
- a CDS encoding cytochrome c yields MTFKRLTVVVLACLTLSACGGVDPDSPLGQRKAIFKQMLKTSEDLGGMLRGRIPFDGPRFTEGAIKLDALAHEPWKHFPQVKESDLTSATDDVWQKQERFQQLARQLEGATGELVIASQVQPYKASNLTPAVQKVEDTCSACHKEFRNH; encoded by the coding sequence ATGACTTTTAAACGATTGACTGTTGTTGTGCTGGCCTGCCTGACGTTGTCTGCGTGTGGCGGGGTGGATCCCGATTCGCCGCTGGGCCAGCGTAAAGCGATTTTCAAGCAGATGCTAAAGACCAGCGAAGACCTGGGGGGCATGTTGCGAGGTCGGATTCCCTTTGACGGTCCGCGCTTTACCGAAGGTGCCATCAAGTTGGACGCTTTGGCTCACGAGCCGTGGAAGCATTTCCCACAGGTTAAGGAGTCCGACCTGACCAGTGCTACCGATGATGTCTGGCAAAAGCAGGAGCGTTTTCAGCAACTGGCGCGCCAGTTGGAGGGCGCAACCGGTGAGTTGGTGATCGCCAGCCAGGTACAACCCTACAAAGCCAGTAACCTGACGCCTGCCGTGCAGAAAGTGGAAGACACCTGCAGTGCGTGCCACAAGGAATTCAGGAATCACTGA
- a CDS encoding DUF1090 domain-containing protein, whose translation MKLLSPLALLTVCGLLATPLMAADAAPELTGCAAKKQAITLQLEQARAHGNSNQVAGLEKALSEVTEHCTDAGLRKERENKVLEAKHEVSKRQADLDKAMKKGDPEKIDKRKNKLAESRKELQEALDQLDK comes from the coding sequence ATGAAATTACTTTCACCGCTCGCCCTGTTGACTGTTTGCGGCCTGCTGGCAACGCCTCTGATGGCCGCAGACGCAGCGCCGGAACTGACCGGTTGCGCTGCCAAGAAACAAGCCATCACCCTGCAACTTGAGCAGGCCCGCGCGCACGGCAACAGCAACCAGGTCGCGGGCCTGGAAAAAGCCCTGAGCGAAGTCACCGAGCACTGCACTGACGCGGGCCTGCGCAAGGAACGTGAAAACAAGGTGCTGGAAGCCAAGCACGAAGTGAGCAAGCGCCAGGCTGATCTGGACAAAGCCATGAAGAAAGGCGACCCGGAGAAAATCGACAAACGCAAAAACAAGCTGGCCGAATCGCGCAAGGAACTGCAAGAAGCGCTGGATCAGCTGGATAAATAA
- the metK gene encoding methionine adenosyltransferase codes for MSEYSLFTSESVSEGHPDKIADQISDAVLDAIIAEDKFARVACETLVKTGVAIIAGEVTTSAWVDLEQIVRDVITDIGYTSSDVGFDGATCGVMNIIGKQSPDINQGVDRAKPEDQGAGDQGLMFGYASNETDVLMPAPITFSHQLVQRQAQARKSGLLPWLRPDAKSQVTCRYEGGKVVAIDAIVLSTQHNPEVSYTDLREGVMELIVKHVLPAELLHKDTQFHINPTGQFIIGGPVGDCGLTGRKIIVDTYGGMARHGGGAFSGKDPSKVDRSAAYAGRYVAKNIVAAGLAERCEIQVSYAIGVAQPTSISLNTFGTGKISDEKIIKLVRDVFDLRPYAITTMLDLLHPMYQETAAYGHFGRTPQIKTVGDDTFTTFTWERTDRAEELRAAAGL; via the coding sequence ATGAGCGAATACTCCCTTTTCACCTCCGAGTCCGTGTCTGAAGGGCATCCGGACAAAATCGCCGACCAGATTTCTGACGCGGTGCTGGACGCCATCATTGCTGAAGACAAGTTCGCCCGTGTGGCGTGCGAGACTCTGGTGAAAACCGGCGTAGCAATCATCGCGGGCGAAGTCACCACGTCGGCCTGGGTCGACCTGGAGCAGATCGTTCGTGACGTGATCACCGACATCGGCTACACCAGCTCCGACGTCGGCTTCGACGGTGCTACCTGCGGCGTGATGAACATCATTGGCAAGCAGTCCCCTGACATCAACCAGGGTGTTGACCGTGCCAAGCCTGAAGATCAGGGCGCCGGTGACCAGGGCCTGATGTTCGGCTACGCCAGCAACGAAACCGACGTGCTGATGCCTGCACCGATCACCTTTTCGCACCAACTGGTACAGCGCCAGGCCCAGGCCCGTAAATCCGGCCTGCTGCCGTGGCTGCGCCCGGACGCCAAGTCCCAGGTAACGTGCCGTTACGAAGGCGGCAAGGTTGTCGCCATCGACGCCATCGTGCTGTCGACCCAGCACAACCCTGAAGTGTCGTACACCGACCTGCGCGAAGGCGTGATGGAACTGATCGTCAAGCACGTGCTGCCAGCCGAGCTGCTGCACAAGGACACCCAGTTCCACATCAACCCTACCGGCCAGTTCATCATCGGTGGCCCGGTGGGCGACTGCGGCCTGACCGGTCGCAAGATCATCGTTGACACCTACGGCGGCATGGCCCGTCACGGCGGCGGCGCGTTCTCGGGCAAGGATCCATCCAAGGTTGACCGTTCGGCTGCTTACGCCGGTCGTTACGTGGCCAAGAACATCGTGGCTGCCGGCCTGGCTGAGCGCTGCGAGATTCAGGTTTCCTACGCTATCGGCGTCGCTCAACCGACTTCGATTTCGTTGAACACCTTTGGTACTGGCAAAATTTCCGACGAGAAAATCATCAAGCTGGTACGTGACGTATTCGACCTGCGTCCATACGCCATCACCACCATGCTTGACCTGCTGCACCCGATGTACCAGGAAACTGCAGCGTACGGCCACTTCGGTCGTACGCCGCAGATCAAGACCGTTGGCGACGATACCTTCACCACGTTCACGTGGGAGCGTACCGACCGCGCTGAAGAGCTGCGCGCTGCCGCCGGTTTGTAA
- a CDS encoding metalloregulator ArsR/SmtB family transcription factor, whose translation MNLRMPSIRHDDSDELSALCKAGGDPLRLNVLRALANDSFGVLELTQIFATGQSGMSHHLKVLSQARLVATRREGNAIFYRRALPHTEQPGGKLHAALLEEVDNLTLPTDVQARISAVHAQRAAASQDFFSRVAEKFRAQQDLIAGLPQYRDSVLTLLDKLSFDPAATALEVGPGDGSFLPDLARRFHQVTALDNSPVMLGLARQLCERESLNNVSLILADALHDAQLQADCVVVNMVLHHFAAPAEALQQLATLLQPGGSLLITELCSHNQAWAREACGDLWLGFEQDDLAHWATAAGLVPGESLYVGLRNGFQLQVRHFQRPTGDTHHR comes from the coding sequence ATGAACTTACGCATGCCTTCAATCCGCCATGACGATAGCGACGAGCTCTCCGCCCTGTGCAAGGCTGGAGGCGATCCGCTGCGACTCAATGTGCTGCGCGCGTTGGCCAACGATTCGTTTGGTGTGCTGGAGCTGACGCAGATTTTTGCCACTGGCCAATCAGGCATGAGTCATCACCTCAAGGTGCTGTCTCAAGCCAGGCTGGTCGCAACACGACGCGAAGGCAATGCGATTTTTTATCGCCGTGCCCTGCCCCACACCGAGCAACCAGGCGGAAAACTCCATGCTGCGCTGCTGGAAGAGGTCGATAACCTGACCTTGCCCACCGATGTACAAGCGCGAATCAGCGCAGTACATGCACAGCGTGCAGCCGCCAGTCAGGACTTTTTCTCACGCGTAGCCGAGAAGTTTCGCGCTCAACAGGATTTGATCGCCGGCTTGCCGCAATACCGGGACAGCGTTTTGACGCTGCTCGACAAACTGAGCTTCGACCCGGCGGCCACGGCCCTGGAAGTCGGTCCCGGCGATGGCAGCTTCTTGCCCGACCTGGCTCGCCGCTTCCATCAGGTCACGGCGCTGGACAACAGCCCGGTCATGCTTGGGCTGGCCCGCCAGCTCTGTGAACGCGAGTCACTGAACAACGTCAGCCTGATCCTGGCCGACGCGCTACACGATGCACAGCTGCAAGCCGACTGCGTTGTCGTGAACATGGTCCTGCACCATTTCGCCGCACCGGCCGAAGCACTTCAGCAACTGGCAACCTTGCTGCAGCCGGGCGGCAGCCTGCTGATAACAGAGTTGTGCAGCCATAATCAGGCGTGGGCCCGCGAGGCATGCGGTGATTTGTGGCTGGGTTTTGAACAAGATGATCTGGCCCATTGGGCCACCGCTGCGGGACTCGTTCCCGGGGAAAGCCTCTATGTAGGCTTACGTAATGGTTTCCAGCTTCAGGTCCGCCACTTTCAGCGGCCAACTGGCGACACTCACCATCGGTAA
- the tkt gene encoding transketolase codes for MPSRRERANAIRALSMDAVQKANSGHPGAPMGMADIAEVLWRDYLKHNPSNPSFADRDRFVLSNGHGSMLIYSLLHLTGYDLSIDDLKNFRQLHSRTPGHPELGYTPGVETTTGPLGQGLANAVGFALAEKVMGAQFNRPGHNVVDHHTYVFLGDGCMMEGISHEVGSLAGTLGLSKLIAFYDDNGISIDGEVEGWFTDDTPKRFEAYNWQVIRNVDGHDPEEIKTAIETARKSDQPTLICCKTTIGFGSPNKQGKEDCHGAPLGNDEIALTRQALNWNHGPFEIPADIYAEWDAKQAGAAVESEWDKRFAAYAAEFPELAGELSRRLSGKLPADFDAKANAYIAEVAAKGETIASRKASQNALNAFGPLLPELLGGSADLAGSNLTLWKGCKGVSAEDASGNYVYYGVREFGMSAIMNGVALHGGLVPYGATFLMFMEYARNAIRMSALMKQRVIYVFTHDSIGLGEDGPTHQPVEQLTSLRTTPNLDTWRPADAVESAAAWKFALERNDGPSALIFSRQNLNHQTRDAGQIADINRGGYVLKDCAGEPELILISAGSEVGLAVQAYEKLTEQGRKVRVVSMPCTSVYEAQDAGYKQSVLPLQVSARIAIEASHADYWYKYVGLEGRVIGMTTYGESAPAPALFEEFGFTLENILGQADELLED; via the coding sequence ATGCCCAGCCGTCGTGAGCGTGCCAACGCCATTCGTGCACTCAGCATGGATGCCGTGCAAAAAGCCAACAGCGGCCATCCAGGTGCCCCTATGGGTATGGCGGATATCGCCGAAGTACTGTGGCGCGATTATCTGAAGCACAACCCGAGCAACCCTTCGTTCGCTGACCGTGACCGCTTTGTGCTGTCCAACGGCCACGGTTCGATGCTGATCTACTCGTTGCTGCACCTGACCGGCTATGACCTGTCGATCGACGACCTGAAAAACTTCCGCCAGCTGCACAGCCGCACCCCGGGTCACCCGGAGCTGGGCTACACGCCGGGCGTTGAAACCACCACTGGCCCGCTGGGTCAGGGCCTGGCCAACGCTGTGGGCTTTGCCCTGGCAGAAAAAGTCATGGGCGCTCAGTTCAACCGCCCTGGCCATAACGTCGTTGATCACCACACCTACGTGTTCCTGGGTGATGGCTGCATGATGGAAGGCATTTCCCACGAAGTTGGCTCGTTGGCCGGCACTCTGGGTCTGAGCAAGCTGATCGCGTTCTACGACGACAACGGCATCTCTATCGATGGCGAAGTTGAAGGCTGGTTCACCGACGACACGCCAAAGCGTTTCGAAGCCTACAACTGGCAAGTGATCCGTAACGTTGACGGTCACGACCCGGAAGAAATCAAGACCGCGATCGAAACCGCACGCAAAAGCGACCAGCCAACGCTGATCTGCTGCAAAACCACCATCGGTTTCGGCTCGCCGAACAAGCAGGGCAAGGAAGACTGCCACGGTGCTCCACTGGGCAACGACGAAATCGCCCTGACCCGCCAGGCCCTGAACTGGAACCACGGTCCGTTTGAAATCCCGGCTGATATCTACGCCGAATGGGATGCCAAGCAAGCCGGTGCTGCGGTTGAATCCGAGTGGGACAAGCGCTTTGCTGCCTACGCGGCCGAGTTCCCTGAGCTGGCCGGCGAGCTGTCCCGTCGCCTGAGCGGCAAACTGCCTGCTGACTTCGATGCCAAGGCCAACGCCTACATCGCTGAAGTCGCGGCCAAGGGCGAAACCATCGCCAGCCGTAAAGCCAGCCAGAACGCATTGAATGCCTTTGGCCCACTGTTGCCAGAACTGCTGGGCGGCTCCGCTGACCTGGCCGGTTCCAACCTGACCCTCTGGAAAGGCTGCAAAGGTGTTTCGGCTGAAGACGCCAGCGGCAACTACGTGTACTACGGCGTACGCGAGTTCGGCATGAGCGCCATCATGAACGGTGTTGCCCTGCACGGCGGCCTGGTGCCTTACGGCGCGACCTTCCTGATGTTCATGGAATACGCCCGCAACGCCATCCGCATGTCGGCCCTGATGAAGCAGCGCGTGATCTATGTGTTCACCCATGACTCCATCGGTCTGGGCGAAGACGGCCCGACGCACCAGCCGGTCGAGCAATTGACCAGCCTGCGTACCACGCCGAACCTGGACACCTGGCGCCCAGCCGATGCGGTGGAATCCGCAGCGGCCTGGAAATTCGCCCTGGAGCGCAACGACGGCCCGTCCGCGTTGATCTTCTCGCGTCAGAACCTGAACCACCAAACCCGTGATGCTGGCCAGATTGCCGACATCAACCGTGGTGGTTACGTGCTGAAGGATTGTGCAGGCGAGCCTGAACTGATCCTGATCTCGGCCGGTTCCGAAGTGGGCCTGGCGGTTCAGGCTTATGAGAAGCTGACCGAGCAAGGCCGCAAGGTACGTGTTGTATCGATGCCATGCACCAGCGTGTACGAAGCTCAGGATGCAGGCTACAAGCAGTCGGTTCTGCCGCTGCAGGTGAGCGCCCGTATTGCGATCGAAGCGTCCCACGCGGACTACTGGTACAAGTACGTGGGCCTGGAAGGCCGCGTCATCGGCATGACCACTTACGGCGAGTCGGCGCCTGCGCCAGCCTTGTTCGAAGAGTTCGGCTTCACCCTGGAAAACATCCTGGGTCAGGCTGACGAGTTGCTGGAAGACTAA
- the epd gene encoding erythrose-4-phosphate dehydrogenase: protein MPQSRPYKVALNGYGRIGRCVLRALFERGAAAGFEIVALNDLADMASLEYLTRFDSTHGRFPGEIRIEGDCLHINGDCVKVFRSATPEGIDWAALGVDLVLECSGVYNTRADGQRFLDAGAPRVLFSQPMASDADVDATIVYGVNQHSLTGEERLVSNASCTTNCGVPLLRLLDEALGLEYVSITTIHSAMNDQPVIDAYHHEDLRRTRSAFQSVIPVSTGLAKGIERLLPELAGRIQAKAVRVPTLNVSCLDITLTTARDTDAAEVNRLLREAATCGPLKGLLAYTELPHASCDFNHDPHSAIVDASQTRVSGPRLVNLLAWFDNEWGFANRMIDVAEHYLHVTHPKPAL from the coding sequence ATGCCCCAATCGCGTCCCTACAAAGTTGCACTCAACGGCTACGGCCGGATTGGTCGTTGCGTCCTGCGTGCGTTGTTCGAGCGAGGGGCCGCTGCCGGGTTTGAAATTGTTGCACTCAATGATTTGGCCGATATGGCCAGTCTCGAATATTTGACGCGCTTCGACTCCACCCATGGCCGGTTTCCCGGCGAGATACGGATCGAAGGCGACTGCCTGCATATCAATGGCGACTGCGTGAAAGTGTTCCGCAGTGCCACCCCCGAGGGGATCGACTGGGCTGCCCTGGGTGTTGACCTGGTGCTGGAATGCTCCGGCGTTTACAACACCCGCGCCGACGGCCAGCGTTTCCTTGATGCCGGGGCTCCCCGCGTGCTGTTTTCGCAACCGATGGCCAGTGACGCCGATGTTGACGCCACCATCGTCTACGGCGTTAACCAGCACAGCCTGACCGGCGAAGAGCGACTGGTGTCCAACGCCTCCTGCACGACCAACTGCGGCGTGCCGCTGCTGCGTTTGCTGGATGAGGCATTGGGTCTTGAGTATGTATCGATTACCACCATTCACTCGGCGATGAACGATCAGCCCGTGATCGATGCCTACCACCACGAAGATCTGCGTCGTACACGCTCGGCCTTTCAGTCGGTCATTCCGGTCTCTACCGGCCTGGCCAAGGGCATTGAGCGTTTGTTGCCGGAACTTGCCGGCCGAATTCAAGCCAAAGCGGTGCGGGTACCGACATTGAATGTGTCGTGCCTGGATATCACCCTGACCACGGCACGGGACACCGATGCCGCAGAGGTGAACCGCCTGCTGCGCGAGGCGGCCACCTGCGGCCCGCTCAAAGGCTTGTTGGCCTACACCGAGTTGCCCCACGCCAGCTGTGATTTCAACCATGACCCGCATTCGGCCATTGTCGATGCCAGCCAGACCCGCGTTTCCGGCCCCCGGCTGGTGAACCTGCTGGCCTGGTTCGACAACGAATGGGGTTTTGCCAATCGAATGATCGATGTGGCAGAGCACTATTTGCACGTTACCCACCCCAAACCCGCTCTCTAA
- a CDS encoding phosphoglycerate kinase encodes MTVLKMTDLDLQGKRVLIREDLNVPVKDGVVTSDARILASLPTIKLALEKGAAVMVCSHLGRPTEGEFSAENSLKPVADYLSNALGREVPLVSDYLNGVDVKAGDIVLFENVRFNKGEKKNADELAQQYAALCDVFVMDAFGTAHRAEGSTHGVAKFAKVAAAGPLLAAELDALGKALGAPAKPMAAIVAGSKVSTKLEVLNSLSQICDLLIVGGGIANTFLAAAGHPVGKSLYEPDLLDTARAIAAKVNVPLPTDVVVAKEFAESAAATVKLIADVAADDMILDIGPQTAAHFAELLKSSKTILWNGPVGVFEFDQFGNGTKVLAQAIADSAAFSIAGGGDTLAAIDKYGIADQISYISTGGGAFLEFVEGKVLPAVEILESRAKA; translated from the coding sequence ATGACCGTGTTGAAGATGACCGACCTCGATCTGCAAGGTAAGCGCGTACTGATCCGCGAAGACCTCAACGTCCCAGTCAAGGACGGTGTAGTCACCAGCGATGCGCGCATCCTTGCTTCGCTGCCGACCATCAAGCTGGCGTTGGAAAAAGGCGCGGCGGTTATGGTCTGCTCGCACCTGGGACGTCCGACTGAAGGTGAGTTCTCGGCTGAAAACAGCCTCAAGCCTGTAGCCGATTACTTGAGCAATGCCCTGGGCCGCGAAGTGCCGCTGGTCAGCGACTACCTCAATGGCGTCGACGTTAAAGCGGGCGACATCGTGTTGTTCGAAAACGTGCGCTTCAACAAGGGCGAAAAGAAAAACGCCGACGAGTTGGCCCAGCAATACGCCGCCCTGTGCGACGTGTTTGTGATGGATGCTTTCGGTACTGCCCACCGTGCCGAAGGCTCGACCCACGGCGTGGCCAAGTTTGCCAAGGTTGCGGCTGCTGGCCCGTTGCTGGCTGCCGAGCTGGACGCACTGGGCAAGGCACTGGGCGCCCCGGCCAAGCCGATGGCCGCTATCGTTGCCGGCTCCAAGGTGTCGACCAAGCTTGAAGTGCTCAACAGCCTGAGCCAGATCTGCGACCTGCTGATCGTGGGTGGCGGTATTGCCAACACCTTCCTGGCAGCTGCCGGGCACCCGGTTGGAAAATCGCTGTACGAACCTGATCTGCTGGACACCGCCCGCGCCATCGCCGCCAAGGTCAATGTGCCTCTGCCGACTGACGTGGTCGTGGCCAAGGAGTTCGCTGAAAGCGCTGCTGCAACCGTCAAGCTGATCGCTGATGTGGCTGCCGACGACATGATTCTGGACATTGGCCCACAAACCGCCGCGCATTTCGCCGAGCTGCTGAAGTCGTCAAAGACTATCCTGTGGAACGGCCCGGTAGGTGTGTTCGAGTTTGACCAGTTCGGTAACGGCACCAAGGTTCTGGCCCAGGCCATTGCTGACAGCGCAGCGTTCTCGATCGCGGGTGGCGGCGACACCCTCGCGGCTATCGACAAGTACGGCATTGCTGATCAAATTTCCTACATCTCCACCGGCGGTGGTGCCTTCCTTGAGTTCGTTGAAGGCAAGGTACTGCCTGCCGTCGAAATTCTGGAAAGCCGCGCCAAAGCCTGA
- the fba gene encoding class II fructose-bisphosphate aldolase (catalyzes the reversible aldol condensation of dihydroxyacetonephosphate and glyceraldehyde 3-phosphate in the Calvin cycle, glycolysis, and/or gluconeogenesis) — protein MALISMRQMLDHAAEFGYGVPAFNVNNLEQMRAIMEAADKTDSPVIVQASAGARKYAGAPFLRHLILAAIEEFPHIPVCMHQDHGTSPDVCQRSIQLGFSSVMMDGSLGEDGKTPTDYDYNVRVTQQTVALAHACGVSVEGELGCLGSLETGMAGEEDGIGAEGVLDHSQMLTDPEEAADFVKRTQVDALAIAIGTSHGAYKFTKPPTGDVLAIDRIKEIHKRIPNTHLVMHGSSSVPQEWLAIINEFGGDIKETYGVPVEEIVEGIKHGVRKVNIDTDLRLASTGAMRRLMATNPSEFDPRKFFGATVTAMRDVCIARYEAFGTAGNASKIKPISLEAMYQRYLKGELNAKVN, from the coding sequence ATGGCACTTATCAGCATGCGCCAGATGTTGGACCACGCCGCCGAATTCGGCTACGGCGTTCCAGCCTTCAACGTAAACAACCTTGAGCAGATGCGCGCCATTATGGAAGCCGCTGACAAGACCGACTCCCCGGTGATCGTTCAGGCTTCGGCCGGTGCGCGCAAGTACGCAGGTGCTCCCTTCCTGCGTCACCTGATCCTGGCTGCAATCGAAGAATTCCCGCATATCCCGGTGTGCATGCACCAGGACCATGGCACCAGCCCTGACGTGTGCCAGCGCTCGATCCAGCTGGGCTTCAGCTCGGTCATGATGGACGGCTCGCTGGGCGAAGACGGCAAAACCCCTACCGACTACGACTACAACGTTCGCGTTACTCAGCAAACCGTTGCCCTGGCACACGCGTGCGGTGTGTCGGTTGAAGGCGAGCTGGGCTGCCTGGGTTCGCTTGAAACCGGTATGGCTGGCGAAGAAGACGGCATCGGCGCAGAAGGCGTTCTGGATCACAGCCAGATGCTGACCGACCCGGAAGAAGCCGCTGACTTCGTCAAGCGCACTCAAGTGGATGCCCTGGCCATTGCCATCGGTACTTCCCACGGCGCTTACAAGTTCACCAAGCCACCTACTGGCGACGTGCTGGCGATCGACCGCATCAAAGAAATCCACAAGCGTATCCCGAACACTCACCTGGTGATGCACGGTTCGTCTTCTGTTCCACAAGAATGGCTGGCGATCATCAACGAGTTCGGCGGCGACATCAAAGAAACTTACGGTGTGCCGGTAGAAGAAATCGTTGAAGGCATCAAGCACGGCGTGCGCAAGGTCAACATCGACACCGATCTGCGTCTGGCATCGACTGGCGCCATGCGTCGCCTGATGGCAACCAACCCGAGCGAGTTCGACCCGCGCAAGTTCTTCGGCGCCACCGTAACGGCCATGCGTGACGTGTGTATCGCTCGTTACGAAGCCTTCGGTACTGCCGGTAACGCTTCGAAGATCAAGCCGATCTCCCTGGAAGCGATGTACCAGCGTTACCTCAAAGGTGAGCTGAACGCCAAGGTCAACTAA
- a CDS encoding YgjP-like metallopeptidase domain-containing protein, protein MTVLKYLQAYPQTLQEQVRQLIERDQLGSYLSERYPQRHAVQSDKALYTYALELKQEYLRNAPSFDKVLFDNKLDLTHRALGLHTAISRVQGGKLKAKKELRVASLFKEAAPEFLKMIVVHELAHLKESDHNKAFYKLCEHMLPGYHQLEFDLRVYLTWRDLAGKPQP, encoded by the coding sequence ATGACCGTTCTCAAGTACCTCCAGGCCTACCCCCAGACCTTGCAAGAGCAGGTGCGCCAATTGATTGAGCGCGATCAGTTGGGCAGCTACCTGAGCGAACGCTACCCGCAGCGTCACGCGGTGCAAAGTGACAAGGCGCTGTATACCTACGCGCTGGAACTGAAGCAGGAATACCTGCGCAATGCGCCGTCCTTCGACAAGGTGCTGTTTGATAACAAGCTCGACCTGACTCACCGTGCGCTGGGGTTACATACCGCCATCTCACGGGTTCAGGGTGGCAAGCTCAAGGCCAAGAAAGAACTGCGTGTGGCCTCGTTGTTCAAGGAGGCGGCGCCTGAATTCCTGAAGATGATCGTGGTTCACGAACTGGCCCATCTCAAGGAGTCGGACCACAACAAGGCTTTTTACAAATTGTGCGAACACATGTTGCCGGGTTACCACCAGCTGGAGTTTGACTTGCGGGTGTATCTGACGTGGCGTGACTTGGCAGGAAAACCCCAACCCTGA
- a CDS encoding helix-turn-helix domain-containing protein: MDVSKTKSSFYRRLYVAWLIDSQIASSVPALTEVTGMPRRTAQDTIAALADLDIVCEFEQQDGARNHAGRYQIHSWGPVDKTWVGEHLVQIKQVLGYP, encoded by the coding sequence ATGGACGTCAGCAAAACCAAAAGCAGCTTTTACCGGCGCTTGTACGTGGCCTGGTTAATCGATAGCCAGATTGCCAGCAGCGTGCCCGCACTGACCGAAGTGACCGGCATGCCGCGCCGTACCGCGCAGGACACCATCGCGGCGCTGGCTGATCTGGATATTGTCTGCGAGTTCGAGCAGCAGGACGGCGCCCGTAATCATGCCGGGCGTTATCAGATTCACAGTTGGGGCCCTGTCGACAAAACCTGGGTCGGCGAGCATCTGGTGCAGATCAAGCAGGTGCTGGGTTATCCCTGA